In a single window of the Oscillospiraceae bacterium genome:
- a CDS encoding phosphoribosylformylglycinamidine synthase yields MVYRLYVEKRGIHAVEASKLFDDLRINLGISELKSLRLVNRYDVEGIDEITYSKAVNTVFSEPQTDNVYDSIPLTGAEGERVFATEFLPGQYDQRADSCAQCIQIISQAARPKVRTARIYIITGSVSDEDAERIEKYIINPVESRFASLGEFTTLEEAFEIPSKVETIVGFIDMTDNELSDMIFNYSLAMDLDDIKFCRQYFKQKESRDPTMTEIRLIDSYWSDHCRHTTFLTGIDEMFINEDYIYETFLDYLKKRDIIHGARKKPVTLMDMATISTKYLKRTGKLVGLDESEEINACSVKVKLETDKDTEDWLLMFKNETHNHPTEIEPFGGAATCLGGAIRDPLSGRSYVYQAMRVTGAGDVTAPVSATMPGKLPQSKITKTAAAGYSAYGNQIGLATGGVYEYYHPGYTAKRMEIGAVIGATPAANVRREVPLPGDVVILLGGRTGRDGCGGATGSSKAHTESSLSTCGAEVQKGNPPEERKLQRLFRNPEVTRLIKRCNDFGAGGVSVAIGELADGIFIDLSKVTKKYEGLDGTELAISESQERMAVVVAALDVTKFISLAEAENLEATPVAGITLEKRLKMIWNGHLIVDLDRSFLNSNGAEKHTNVAIPTPDISSLNKGYSDKINAGALRESILAYISDLNICSQKGLVERFDSTIGASTVVMPFGGKYQLTPTQFMAAKFPSLNAEAKTASIMAHGFNPMISEKSPYHGAMYAIVESVTKLVCAGVSYKNIYLTLQEYFAKTLGDPLRWGMPASALLGAYKAQIELEIASIGGKDSMSGTFENIDVPPTLVSFAVSYLNADSIITPELKETNSRLYLIKPKYKENAEPDFTDLKHHFDYVHSLIKSGQVLSAWSVGAGGAFEGICKMSFGNKIGVDLYFTDISELFRTVYGAVIVETRGEIKNGQLLGFTKPTPEINLNSESIAINTLVDAWESRLEGVFPINSKEQTIRKTEDVPIISYLERNCARPLVRTPRPRVIIPVFPGTNCEYDTARAFRSAGADPDIFVFKNITPRLLDESIDELAKLIDEAQILMIPGGFSGGDEPDGSGKFITAVMRNSKIADSLMKLLDKRDGLVLGICNGFQALIKLGLLPYGEIRQLSSDDATLTFNSIGRHQSILVRTRVASVKSPWLSKVNIGDIHTVAISHGEGRFTAAKELITKLEQNGQIATQYVDASSNPTMNIRYNPNCSDAAIEGIFSPDGRVFGKMGHSERAGINVYKNVPGEKDQKIFASGVSYFK; encoded by the coding sequence ATGGTATACAGACTGTATGTCGAAAAAAGAGGCATTCATGCAGTTGAAGCGTCAAAGCTCTTTGACGACCTCAGAATAAATCTCGGAATTTCGGAGCTGAAGTCTCTCCGACTCGTAAACAGATATGATGTTGAAGGAATTGACGAAATCACATACTCAAAAGCCGTAAATACCGTTTTTTCCGAGCCTCAGACAGATAATGTATATGACAGCATTCCACTTACGGGAGCAGAAGGAGAGCGCGTATTCGCCACGGAATTTCTTCCCGGTCAATACGATCAACGAGCGGATTCATGCGCCCAATGCATACAAATTATTTCACAGGCAGCGCGTCCGAAGGTTCGCACCGCACGCATTTATATAATTACAGGCTCAGTTTCCGACGAGGATGCCGAACGAATTGAAAAATATATAATCAACCCTGTTGAATCCCGTTTTGCTTCTCTCGGTGAATTTACAACTCTTGAGGAAGCCTTTGAAATTCCATCGAAGGTCGAAACTATCGTCGGCTTTATCGATATGACCGACAATGAACTTTCCGACATGATCTTTAATTATTCGCTGGCGATGGATCTCGACGATATTAAATTCTGCCGTCAGTATTTTAAACAAAAAGAATCACGCGATCCCACAATGACCGAAATTCGCCTTATTGACTCTTATTGGTCTGATCACTGCCGCCATACAACCTTCCTCACCGGCATCGACGAAATGTTCATAAACGAAGATTATATATACGAAACATTCCTGGATTATCTTAAAAAACGTGATATTATTCACGGCGCACGAAAAAAGCCGGTAACTTTGATGGACATGGCGACAATTTCCACAAAGTATCTGAAACGTACCGGAAAGCTCGTCGGCCTTGATGAATCGGAAGAAATTAACGCCTGCTCGGTAAAAGTCAAGCTTGAAACTGACAAGGATACCGAAGACTGGCTTTTAATGTTTAAAAACGAAACACATAACCATCCGACAGAAATAGAGCCGTTCGGCGGTGCCGCAACTTGTCTCGGTGGTGCGATACGCGACCCGCTCTCAGGCAGATCATATGTATATCAGGCCATGAGAGTCACCGGTGCCGGCGATGTCACCGCGCCAGTCAGCGCGACTATGCCCGGCAAGCTGCCGCAGTCAAAAATTACAAAAACAGCAGCAGCCGGATACAGTGCATACGGCAACCAGATCGGGCTCGCAACGGGCGGCGTATATGAATATTATCATCCGGGATATACAGCAAAGCGGATGGAAATAGGCGCCGTCATAGGTGCCACTCCCGCCGCCAATGTACGCAGAGAGGTTCCTTTGCCCGGCGATGTGGTCATACTCTTAGGCGGACGCACGGGGCGTGACGGCTGCGGCGGCGCCACGGGATCCTCCAAAGCGCACACGGAGTCATCTCTTTCAACCTGCGGCGCTGAAGTTCAAAAGGGCAATCCTCCGGAAGAACGCAAGCTGCAGAGGCTGTTCCGCAATCCCGAAGTCACAAGACTCATCAAACGCTGCAACGATTTTGGAGCCGGCGGAGTTTCCGTCGCCATCGGCGAGCTCGCCGACGGTATATTTATCGATTTATCAAAGGTTACAAAAAAATATGAAGGTCTTGACGGAACCGAGCTTGCAATTTCCGAAAGTCAGGAACGCATGGCGGTCGTAGTCGCGGCGCTTGACGTAACGAAGTTCATTTCACTTGCCGAAGCAGAAAATCTTGAAGCGACACCCGTGGCGGGCATCACTCTTGAAAAGCGTTTGAAAATGATTTGGAACGGGCATCTTATCGTCGATCTTGACAGATCATTTTTAAATTCGAACGGCGCCGAAAAACATACAAACGTCGCCATCCCCACTCCGGATATATCTTCTTTAAACAAAGGATATTCCGATAAAATAAATGCCGGAGCCTTGCGAGAAAGCATACTCGCTTATATTTCCGACCTCAACATATGTTCACAGAAGGGGCTCGTCGAAAGATTCGATTCAACAATCGGAGCTTCTACGGTTGTTATGCCCTTTGGCGGAAAATATCAACTTACCCCAACGCAGTTTATGGCGGCAAAGTTCCCTTCTCTTAATGCCGAAGCGAAAACAGCTTCAATCATGGCTCACGGCTTCAATCCGATGATATCGGAAAAGAGTCCTTATCACGGCGCAATGTATGCCATTGTGGAATCAGTCACAAAGCTCGTATGCGCCGGAGTATCATATAAAAATATATATCTGACACTTCAGGAATATTTCGCGAAAACGCTCGGAGATCCTTTACGCTGGGGAATGCCGGCCTCCGCACTTCTCGGCGCCTATAAAGCGCAGATTGAGCTTGAAATCGCTTCAATCGGCGGGAAAGACAGCATGAGCGGCACATTTGAAAATATTGATGTTCCGCCAACTCTAGTAAGCTTTGCCGTTTCTTATCTCAATGCGGACAGTATTATAACTCCGGAACTCAAGGAAACTAATTCGAGGCTGTATCTGATAAAACCGAAGTATAAAGAAAACGCAGAGCCGGACTTTACAGATTTAAAACATCATTTTGATTATGTTCATTCATTGATCAAATCCGGTCAAGTTCTCTCCGCGTGGTCTGTGGGTGCCGGCGGCGCCTTTGAGGGAATCTGCAAAATGTCCTTTGGAAACAAGATAGGCGTTGATCTATATTTCACTGATATATCTGAGCTTTTCCGCACTGTTTACGGCGCGGTTATAGTTGAAACACGTGGCGAAATAAAGAACGGACAACTTCTGGGATTCACAAAGCCTACTCCGGAAATCAATCTCAACAGCGAATCCATTGCCATAAACACACTTGTCGACGCATGGGAATCACGGCTTGAAGGTGTCTTCCCTATTAATTCAAAAGAACAGACGATACGTAAAACAGAGGATGTTCCTATAATCAGCTACCTTGAACGCAACTGTGCCCGTCCGCTGGTCAGAACACCTCGTCCGCGTGTAATAATACCTGTTTTCCCGGGTACAAACTGCGAATATGACACAGCTCGCGCATTCCGCTCCGCCGGAGCTGATCCTGATATTTTCGTATTTAAAAATATAACTCCAAGACTTCTTGACGAATCCATTGACGAGCTTGCAAAGCTAATCGATGAAGCGCAGATTCTGATGATCCCCGGCGGATTTTCCGGCGGCGACGAGCCTGACGGAAGCGGTAAATTCATAACCGCCGTAATGCGCAACTCAAAAATCGCCGATTCTCTTATGAAGCTGCTTGATAAGCGCGACGGTCTCGTGCTTGGGATATGCAACGGATTCCAGGCTTTGATAAAGCTCGGATTGCTGCCGTACGGTGAAATAAGACAACTTTCGTCCGACGACGCAACCCTGACCTTCAACAGTATAGGACGACATCAGTCAATACTCGTGAGGACAAGAGTCGCTTCGGTTAAATCGCCATGGCTTTCCAAAGTAAATATAGGCGATATTCATACGGTCGCCATATCTCACGGCGAAGGACGCTTTACCGCGGCGAAAGAATTAATAACAAAGCTTGAGCAAAACGGACAAATTGCCACTCAATATGTTGATGCTTCCAGCAATCCCACCATGAATATACGGTATAATCCCAATTGCAGCGACGCGGCAATTGAGGGCATATTCAGTCCGGACGGCAGAGTATTCGGAAAAATGGGACACAGTGAAAGAGCGGGAATTAATGTTTACAAAAATGTTCCCGGCGAAAAGGACCAAAAAATATTTGCTTCCGGTGTTTCATATTTTAAATAA